The following are encoded in a window of Candidatus Zixiibacteriota bacterium genomic DNA:
- a CDS encoding TonB-dependent receptor: MKKQRNGVLSIWFLAAVVLCTAASAFAGTSGKIAGTVQNSENGEPLAGASIRIEELDVTCLTDADGEFFVINVPVGTYTLMARSIGYSSIAKSEVKVLLDLTTPIDFELIPSTIATDEVVTVRAERPLVRRDRTASVNVVTRDELRNLPNALSIDQIIDVTAGTVTDARGQLHVRGGRDGTNSYYFDDVLIQDPFFGTAGTRIAPDALEEIDIVPGGFSAEYGEALSSVISAMTQEGSNEYHGKVKFYDGLVKTYDANSGQFQDVQRIGRNSGVGNLGGPVPYFYDKYRATFFSSTEFRDIDGYLPHNRLNSFSQTGKLTFQPLPGMKFNVLGNYYKGRLNRYVHRDVNNISYDFNLDGLGLIKSESSRLGVRWTYAPQENIVLTARLNHFESWTKLAPEHLFDKYWSEWPGYSEDENGNYNGTIHLRNYNPDTLYFYSGFTEGSDFYPVYSYRFSSYKSISSDFLMQVDKYNQLKVGAEYRFNRLHWDSKQFFNEIPYGEQYQVTPKYASGYVQDKIEMKHMVLNAGVRFDYVDASIGYWDNPVTKDNWLTADPKFQISPRFGMSHPISENTVVHFNYGLYFQVPLYSYMYTNLQAELNSGFPLVGNPNLEPEETVGYELGVSHMIDNNTALRLVTYYRDISNLTTTELVRYPGGSYVAYENADYGSVKGLDVVLTKRRSNNISGSINYSYMIARGNASYPYEGYYDYYTVDNPPIVPVREYPLAFDQRHTMSVNVDYRVPRDYKASMFGISMPSAWGANVLFSYGSGMPYTKTDQDGNRIGLLNEGRKPATYTVDLKLNKDYYFGETGETFISLFVEVENLFDRRNVLAVYSNTGKPDDDGRDFSLTVDPDGPGPITTADVNRVYSLLAMDPQNFDTPRRIRWGLEFVF; the protein is encoded by the coding sequence ATGAAGAAACAAAGAAACGGAGTCTTATCAATCTGGTTCCTGGCAGCCGTTGTTCTCTGCACGGCAGCCTCTGCATTTGCCGGAACTTCAGGCAAGATCGCAGGAACAGTCCAGAATTCCGAAAACGGGGAGCCTCTGGCGGGAGCCTCTATTAGAATTGAGGAGCTGGACGTCACCTGCCTGACCGATGCCGACGGCGAGTTCTTCGTGATCAATGTTCCAGTTGGCACCTACACGCTGATGGCTCGGTCAATCGGATACAGCAGCATTGCCAAGTCTGAGGTCAAGGTGCTGCTCGATTTGACAACACCGATCGATTTCGAACTAATCCCATCTACAATCGCTACCGACGAGGTGGTGACAGTGCGTGCTGAGCGGCCGCTGGTTCGTAGAGACAGGACAGCATCGGTTAATGTCGTCACACGTGATGAGCTGCGGAATCTGCCCAATGCTCTCTCTATCGATCAGATTATTGACGTAACAGCCGGCACAGTGACTGATGCCCGTGGACAGCTTCATGTTCGAGGTGGGAGAGATGGCACGAACAGTTACTATTTCGACGATGTCCTCATTCAGGATCCATTCTTCGGCACTGCAGGAACTCGAATTGCACCTGATGCCCTCGAAGAGATCGACATCGTTCCCGGAGGATTCTCTGCGGAATATGGTGAAGCTTTGTCTAGTGTGATCAGTGCGATGACTCAGGAAGGTTCTAACGAGTACCACGGCAAGGTGAAGTTCTATGACGGTCTGGTCAAGACCTATGATGCCAACTCCGGGCAATTTCAGGATGTGCAGAGAATCGGCAGGAACAGCGGTGTCGGCAATCTCGGCGGACCGGTTCCATACTTCTATGACAAGTACAGAGCGACATTTTTCAGTTCGACCGAATTCCGTGACATCGATGGTTATTTGCCCCACAATAGGTTGAACTCATTCTCTCAGACCGGTAAGCTCACGTTTCAGCCACTTCCGGGAATGAAATTCAATGTCCTCGGCAACTACTATAAAGGAAGGCTGAACAGGTACGTTCATCGTGATGTCAATAACATCTCCTACGATTTCAATCTTGATGGCCTTGGGTTGATCAAGAGCGAGTCATCGAGACTTGGAGTTCGCTGGACATACGCACCTCAGGAGAATATCGTTCTCACTGCGAGGTTGAATCATTTCGAAAGCTGGACCAAGCTCGCTCCAGAGCACTTGTTTGATAAATACTGGAGCGAATGGCCGGGGTATTCCGAGGATGAGAACGGCAACTATAACGGGACTATCCACCTGAGAAACTATAATCCGGATACGCTCTATTTCTATTCCGGTTTCACCGAAGGTTCGGACTTCTATCCGGTATACTCGTATAGGTTCAGTTCATACAAGAGCATCTCGAGTGATTTTCTGATGCAGGTCGACAAGTACAACCAGCTCAAGGTTGGTGCAGAGTATCGTTTCAATAGACTGCACTGGGATAGCAAGCAGTTCTTTAACGAGATCCCTTATGGCGAACAGTACCAGGTGACGCCGAAATATGCATCAGGGTATGTGCAGGACAAGATCGAGATGAAGCATATGGTTCTCAATGCAGGTGTCCGGTTCGATTACGTGGATGCCTCTATAGGCTACTGGGATAATCCGGTGACTAAAGATAACTGGTTGACTGCGGATCCAAAGTTCCAGATATCGCCTAGATTCGGCATGTCTCATCCGATTTCTGAGAACACAGTCGTGCATTTCAACTACGGTCTTTATTTCCAGGTGCCGCTTTACTCGTACATGTACACGAATTTGCAGGCGGAGCTCAACTCCGGTTTCCCGCTGGTTGGAAATCCGAATCTCGAGCCTGAAGAAACGGTGGGATACGAACTCGGTGTGAGTCATATGATCGACAACAACACCGCATTGAGACTTGTCACCTACTACCGGGATATATCCAATCTAACGACGACCGAACTTGTGCGGTACCCGGGAGGATCATACGTCGCTTATGAGAACGCAGATTACGGATCGGTGAAGGGACTTGACGTTGTGCTGACAAAGCGTCGTTCGAACAACATTTCCGGATCGATAAATTACAGCTATATGATAGCCCGTGGAAATGCCTCCTATCCGTATGAAGGATACTATGACTACTATACCGTGGACAATCCCCCCATAGTTCCGGTCAGAGAGTATCCACTCGCTTTTGACCAGAGGCACACTATGTCGGTCAACGTCGACTATCGTGTTCCACGGGACTACAAGGCGAGCATGTTCGGCATAAGCATGCCGAGCGCCTGGGGTGCAAACGTTCTGTTCAGCTATGGCAGCGGAATGCCGTATACAAAGACCGATCAGGATGGAAACAGAATTGGCCTGCTGAACGAAGGACGCAAGCCAGCCACATACACGGTCGACCTCAAACTGAACAAGGATTACTATTTCGGCGAGACTGGCGAAACGTTCATATCGCTCTTCGTAGAGGTAGAGAATCTGTTTGACCGCAGAAATGTTCTGGCTGTCTATTCTAACACCGGCAAGCCGGACGACGATGGAAGAGATTTCTCACTCACTGTTGATCCTGACGGGCCGGGACCAATCACCACAGCGGATGTTAATCGCGTTTATAGCCTCTTAGCGATGGATCCACAGAATTTCGATACACCGAGAAGGATTCGCTGGGGCCTGGAATTCGTATTTTAA
- a CDS encoding ABC transporter substrate-binding protein, which produces MILFGSAQVLAEGAKVLIICSDQQESTLRSVKGIRQTVETGRIPVELEVYIAISGDSAADAVRTKVTEFSPSVIVTVGSRSTRLAKSLDLKIPIVFSSVLSPVTSGLVASYEHPGEFLTGASLDIDVNIQLERFKRLVPKAKRIGVLYSERTAYMVEQSLVWASQHSLEMVPFEVKSPKDVPTGVDSLTRSCDGLWAIPDELIYTPQSTRFILLESFRNMIPTMGFSPSFVQSGALFALVVDHKFVGVQAGGLVTKILNGTPASKLSVTTPEAPYLYLNRNTAEKLRLDIPSDYYSVAKEVYE; this is translated from the coding sequence ATGATTCTGTTTGGGTCCGCTCAGGTTTTAGCTGAGGGTGCAAAAGTCCTCATCATCTGCAGCGATCAGCAGGAATCAACACTGAGATCCGTCAAAGGCATCAGGCAGACCGTCGAAACTGGCAGGATACCTGTCGAACTTGAAGTGTACATCGCGATATCGGGTGATTCCGCGGCTGATGCAGTGAGAACGAAGGTTACGGAGTTTTCACCCAGCGTGATAGTAACAGTCGGATCGCGCAGCACGCGTCTTGCAAAATCACTCGATTTGAAGATTCCGATAGTATTTTCCTCGGTACTGAGTCCGGTCACGAGCGGTCTGGTTGCCAGTTATGAGCATCCTGGCGAATTCTTGACGGGAGCATCGCTCGATATTGATGTCAATATACAGCTTGAGCGGTTCAAGCGGCTGGTTCCGAAGGCAAAGAGAATCGGCGTCCTCTATTCGGAGCGCACAGCATATATGGTCGAGCAATCGCTGGTTTGGGCCTCGCAACACTCGCTGGAGATGGTGCCATTTGAGGTTAAGTCTCCGAAAGACGTACCGACCGGTGTAGATTCCCTCACACGTTCATGCGATGGCCTGTGGGCAATTCCTGACGAATTGATTTACACTCCGCAGTCAACCAGGTTTATTCTGTTGGAGTCGTTTAGAAACATGATCCCGACAATGGGCTTTTCTCCCTCATTCGTGCAATCGGGTGCCCTGTTTGCTCTGGTAGTGGATCACAAATTTGTGGGAGTGCAGGCCGGCGGATTGGTGACCAAGATACTTAACGGCACTCCAGCCAGCAAACTATCTGTGACGACACCCGAGGCTCCATATCTCTACCTGAATCGCAACACAGCGGAGAAACTGAGACTGGACATTCCCTCTGACTATTATTCCGTCGCTAAGGAGGTATACGAATGA
- a CDS encoding HAMP domain-containing protein yields MRHFVSFSSLRFRAMVAISGLIILTSAVLGAFLFNHLRSEMKQEVLKRGETTIRQIASSCEYGVLTENRVELHRILEALTLQDDFAYAVVQDSTGEILAQFDRIEAAELVTWIANKDFRTRHNADSIVVHYREVPELQMDLVEFCSPVRTTTFDISLEDLGATAVDESEYGSKREMIGMVRIGLSLERMYGRIYDVAKMIVVIIFFVTLAVIGLTALMVNVIIKPIDRLVDATEKIAKGELAHLQIIGSMDEICRLAKSFNVMVESLRDSRDEIEMYNRTLELKIAERTKELEDAQTQLVQSEKMSAVGQLSAGIAHELNNPMGGILGYAQFALEKLSNLKAGDVRDKDIESQRRFLSDIEQQARRCRLIIKNLLKFSRDTDKTEWEPFELNTTLIDTISLIQHQLDLGNIELVKTFADDLPKLYGNTSQLQQVFTNLLLNAQHAMLEGGQIHLTTRLAPQLGEFSGCIEVIIKDNGAGIAPGHINKIFEPFFTTKATGQGTGLGLSISYGIIKDHGGDITVSSELGKGTEFTVILPLESSGSAPKDKSDESDMGKIRAMISE; encoded by the coding sequence ATGAGACACTTCGTGTCATTCTCAAGCCTCCGGTTTAGGGCGATGGTTGCAATATCTGGCCTGATCATTCTCACATCGGCGGTCTTGGGTGCCTTCCTGTTCAATCACCTCAGAAGTGAGATGAAACAGGAAGTACTCAAGAGAGGCGAAACAACCATCAGGCAGATTGCCAGCAGCTGCGAGTACGGAGTGCTAACCGAGAACAGAGTCGAACTCCACAGAATCCTCGAAGCTCTTACGCTGCAGGATGATTTCGCATACGCAGTCGTCCAGGACAGCACGGGCGAGATCCTGGCGCAGTTTGACCGGATCGAGGCGGCAGAGCTTGTAACCTGGATAGCAAACAAAGATTTCAGGACTCGCCACAACGCGGACTCGATAGTAGTTCATTATCGTGAAGTTCCTGAGCTTCAGATGGATCTGGTAGAGTTCTGCTCCCCAGTGAGAACGACGACATTCGATATTTCACTCGAGGATCTGGGAGCAACCGCCGTCGACGAAAGCGAGTATGGCAGCAAGAGAGAGATGATCGGAATGGTCCGGATCGGTCTGTCGCTCGAGCGAATGTACGGTAGGATTTATGACGTAGCGAAGATGATAGTCGTAATCATCTTCTTCGTTACACTTGCAGTAATCGGCCTGACTGCGCTGATGGTAAATGTGATCATCAAACCGATTGATCGACTCGTGGATGCGACCGAGAAGATTGCAAAGGGCGAACTTGCGCACCTGCAAATCATAGGATCGATGGACGAAATCTGCAGACTCGCCAAATCATTCAACGTGATGGTAGAGTCATTGCGCGACTCCAGAGACGAGATCGAGATGTACAACCGTACACTGGAATTGAAGATAGCTGAACGAACCAAGGAGCTGGAAGATGCCCAGACGCAGCTCGTGCAATCGGAGAAAATGAGCGCTGTCGGCCAGTTGTCAGCAGGGATCGCACACGAGTTGAACAATCCTATGGGTGGCATTTTGGGCTATGCGCAATTCGCACTCGAGAAGCTGTCAAATCTGAAGGCTGGGGATGTGAGAGATAAGGACATAGAATCCCAACGCCGGTTTCTCTCCGATATCGAACAGCAGGCAAGACGATGTCGGCTGATCATCAAGAATCTCCTGAAGTTCTCGAGAGACACTGACAAGACAGAGTGGGAGCCGTTCGAGCTGAACACGACATTGATCGACACGATCTCTCTGATCCAGCACCAACTCGATCTTGGCAACATTGAACTTGTCAAGACGTTCGCCGATGACTTGCCGAAGCTTTACGGCAACACCAGCCAATTACAGCAGGTCTTTACCAATCTGCTGTTAAATGCCCAGCACGCTATGTTGGAAGGAGGCCAGATTCACCTTACCACAAGGCTGGCACCGCAACTGGGTGAATTCTCCGGATGCATCGAGGTAATCATCAAAGATAATGGTGCAGGTATTGCCCCAGGACACATTAACAAGATTTTTGAGCCGTTTTTCACGACCAAGGCAACCGGACAGGGTACCGGCCTCGGTCTCTCGATTAGCTACGGGATCATCAAGGATCATGGTGGCGACATAACGGTATCCAGCGAACTCGGTAAGGGAACGGAGTTTACGGTCATTTTGCCGCTTGAGAGTAGCGGTTCGGCTCCTAAGGACAAGAGTGACGAATCCGACATGGGCAAAATCAGAGCTATGATATCCGAGTAA
- a CDS encoding response regulator, with product MTASKTIKKILIVDDTEVIRNLLSELLASEGYEVLCANDGIEAIPIIQSEEIDLVFCDIHMPRRNGLDTLMCSKALKPNLLFVMTDSLPDELAEAAQQNGAIKCISKPFDLEEIRDSVLRAESIYSKGINVESTR from the coding sequence ATGACAGCATCCAAAACTATAAAAAAAATATTGATAGTGGACGACACTGAAGTCATCCGCAATCTTTTGAGCGAGCTCCTTGCCTCAGAAGGCTATGAAGTCCTCTGTGCAAATGACGGTATCGAGGCAATCCCAATAATCCAATCTGAAGAGATTGATCTCGTCTTCTGTGATATTCATATGCCGCGAAGGAATGGACTTGACACTCTGATGTGCTCCAAAGCACTCAAACCCAATCTTCTATTCGTCATGACAGACAGTCTTCCCGACGAACTGGCCGAGGCTGCGCAACAGAATGGCGCAATCAAATGCATCAGCAAACCATTCGATCTGGAAGAAATCAGAGACAGCGTACTCCGCGCCGAGTCGATATACTCGAAAGGCATAAATGTCGAAAGCACCAGGTAG
- a CDS encoding response regulator, which yields MSKAPGSESNRAKLLVVDDEEIILNIATDVLESEGYEVRTETNPLNALKAVTQEKFDFVLTDINMPQMSGLEMIKKILEIDSEIGAIFMTGYANLETAKEAIKTGAYDYIMKPFELSELRAAVTKAVEKRRELVAKSDAGRLDRLSDLVEVLYTVGDKTSLLKLSLGLALINSGLTTGVISCWEKKSSELVLIWTDNVRQSDFKELSIQLDDALAAECFDFEAPLKLKGLNDHPLMTKLVKSSPEVNTAVKYFNPEYGNTSLKVFHRDQFFVMICVQDKSPEEPISEGDLKLLNIVLNMAMVVVDNILLLGESQNALNELEKLHDQIVNLERVATQGIMSAEIGHELNNYLNIVRSNFELLQLKAKITNPDDIGKYMRGIEESLGQMTRFTSGLADAATLKSEKTEVDLNALIDDIISFLSPQRKFREIKLQHVQKSEVPQLVADTRQLQQLFYNTLNNAAESFATVERDEREITISTGFSEGAVSIEVSDNGSGIPQELLTKTFQNRFTTKSNGHGFGLIVCKKVVENHDGTIVIDSAEGEGTTFRIKIPLSSPQNPVSQDV from the coding sequence ATGTCGAAAGCACCAGGTAGCGAATCCAACCGGGCAAAGCTCCTTGTCGTCGATGACGAGGAGATCATCCTCAATATAGCGACCGACGTTCTTGAGAGCGAAGGATACGAAGTCAGGACGGAGACTAACCCTCTTAATGCGCTCAAGGCAGTGACCCAGGAAAAATTCGATTTTGTACTGACCGACATAAACATGCCACAAATGAGCGGCCTCGAGATGATCAAGAAAATCCTCGAGATCGATTCTGAAATCGGCGCGATCTTTATGACAGGGTATGCAAACCTCGAGACCGCGAAAGAGGCAATCAAGACCGGCGCATACGATTATATCATGAAGCCATTCGAGTTGAGCGAACTGCGCGCGGCGGTCACAAAAGCAGTTGAGAAAAGGCGCGAGCTGGTAGCCAAGTCTGATGCCGGCCGTCTCGATCGATTGTCGGACCTCGTCGAGGTCCTTTATACCGTCGGTGACAAAACAAGCCTGCTCAAACTCTCTCTCGGTCTGGCTTTGATCAACTCAGGGTTGACCACCGGTGTGATCTCCTGCTGGGAGAAAAAGTCAAGCGAGTTGGTTCTCATTTGGACTGACAATGTCAGGCAGAGCGATTTCAAAGAATTGTCAATCCAGCTTGATGATGCACTTGCCGCCGAATGCTTTGACTTTGAGGCGCCATTGAAGCTGAAAGGGCTGAACGATCACCCTCTAATGACAAAGCTTGTGAAGTCTTCCCCTGAGGTCAATACCGCTGTCAAGTATTTCAACCCCGAATACGGCAACACATCGTTGAAGGTATTCCACAGAGATCAATTCTTCGTCATGATCTGCGTACAGGACAAGTCGCCGGAAGAACCGATATCGGAAGGCGACCTCAAGCTGCTGAACATAGTCCTTAACATGGCGATGGTCGTGGTTGACAATATCCTCCTGCTCGGAGAGTCCCAAAACGCACTGAATGAACTGGAGAAGCTGCACGATCAAATTGTGAATCTGGAACGGGTCGCCACGCAGGGGATTATGTCGGCGGAAATCGGTCACGAGTTGAACAACTATCTCAACATCGTGCGCTCAAACTTCGAACTCCTTCAGTTGAAAGCCAAAATCACAAATCCCGACGACATAGGCAAATACATGCGCGGTATCGAGGAAAGTCTCGGTCAGATGACGAGGTTCACTTCGGGACTGGCCGATGCAGCCACGCTCAAGTCAGAAAAGACCGAAGTTGATTTGAACGCACTGATTGATGATATCATATCATTCCTCTCTCCACAGAGGAAGTTCAGAGAAATCAAGTTGCAGCATGTTCAGAAATCTGAGGTCCCCCAGTTAGTTGCCGACACTCGTCAACTCCAGCAGTTGTTCTATAACACTCTGAACAATGCCGCAGAGTCATTTGCGACAGTGGAGAGAGACGAAAGAGAGATAACCATTTCGACCGGTTTCTCCGAGGGCGCCGTATCTATCGAAGTCTCGGACAACGGCAGCGGTATTCCTCAGGAACTGTTGACCAAAACCTTCCAGAACAGATTCACTACCAAGAGCAATGGACATGGATTTGGACTGATCGTCTGCAAGAAAGTCGTGGAAAACCACGACGGTACGATTGTGATTGACTCTGCCGAAGGCGAAGGGACTACTTTCAGGATCAAGATACCCCTTTCTTCCCCACAGAATCCAGTATCCCAGGACGTTTGA
- a CDS encoding M28 family peptidase produces the protein MIKNSMIVGVVLALSLILSVPIETIGDDTPGNLYQVTLDSYRDAEIVRNSGVDVLLRGYNQYLVIGDEEAIDRIVNGGVRCEIVHSAFDPSEWVIAVSENRRIDLKSETLSLATGDRILFGDELLVKREAGKLLQQPANGVMLIELPRFDIPVRYEVVQLAPLQLQDLELIDSLVSLISMDSIESYVRRLEAFVSRHSDSDSIMAARDWIAEKFEAYGLDVSFDPYHPTWSNPVHDPSYNVVADHPGATAPETYIVVGAHYDATSSGNPRVIAPGADDNASGTAFCVEFARILQDFETPKAIRFICFSGEEQQLVGSGAYVDDHSGVNIEIMINADMIANNSGGNTVIRILHNSPSRPYALLFEESMDLYTDLVADIGGGNSGRSDHAPFEQAGYSAVFVHEARFSPFYHSPSDIADNLDFVYMTEVVKGCVATAYQIAFAPPVIRDITITDMGTGDHLLVEWTDANDSRDFEYKIRVGTSPGIYTRFHYVAKTETSFVIDELTEGTEYFISVGTVIDETSESIINPTGSALPYSLPFAPTNITASPGLRAIDLEWERSIHPDVVEYLVLRSISGENDFDTVAVRDNDKLTDSGVLQESYYDYYIVAMDVDSNYSVPTDTMTSRGLFFNRNALVVVDVTPWAVDSSMSLSKYRYFFSDIRYDLVTFLGGLPESDLPIEELGQYKSVFWFSDLSSNLSNEMDDLGWFADWGGDIFIGGYTPVVSLFQDTQDWFGLTDYTEPDITDFVYSEGEPFWPDAIVDSTVNSYYNNFGDDRQLKLVPWVEFDHDVSTPAYRYVSSDPGSQSDGQVCGLYTVKDSVAMMYLGLPLFHMKLDSGRGIINAVAALMGVPRDVAGDINDDTRQSLLDIILMIKILYAGGGMQGDVNRLDVNNDCVFDILDLLHLIAYIYLGGEAPTYGCAGSQ, from the coding sequence ATGATAAAGAATAGCATGATTGTCGGCGTGGTTCTCGCTTTGTCTCTGATACTCAGCGTGCCGATTGAGACAATCGGAGACGATACCCCGGGGAATCTATATCAGGTGACTTTAGATAGCTACCGCGATGCTGAAATCGTACGAAACTCCGGAGTGGATGTCCTCCTGCGGGGATACAACCAATATCTGGTAATAGGAGACGAGGAAGCGATTGACAGGATAGTCAACGGTGGCGTGCGGTGTGAGATTGTGCACAGCGCTTTCGATCCGAGCGAGTGGGTGATTGCAGTATCCGAGAATCGCCGCATTGATCTGAAGTCTGAAACACTCAGTCTGGCTACCGGCGATCGAATTCTTTTTGGCGACGAGTTGCTGGTCAAAAGAGAGGCTGGCAAGCTGCTTCAGCAGCCCGCAAATGGCGTCATGCTTATCGAGCTGCCCCGATTCGATATACCCGTTAGATACGAAGTCGTACAGCTTGCGCCGCTTCAACTCCAGGATCTCGAACTGATCGACTCCCTTGTCAGCTTGATCTCAATGGACAGCATCGAATCCTATGTCCGGAGGCTGGAGGCATTTGTGTCGCGGCATTCCGATTCAGATTCGATAATGGCTGCCAGAGACTGGATTGCCGAGAAGTTCGAAGCGTACGGGCTCGATGTCTCTTTTGATCCGTATCATCCCACCTGGAGTAATCCGGTACACGATCCATCATATAACGTGGTTGCCGACCATCCCGGTGCGACAGCTCCTGAAACGTATATCGTGGTAGGCGCACATTACGACGCTACTTCATCCGGAAACCCCAGAGTGATAGCTCCCGGTGCCGACGACAATGCAAGCGGCACAGCATTTTGTGTCGAATTCGCGAGAATCCTGCAGGATTTCGAGACTCCCAAGGCAATACGGTTCATTTGCTTCTCAGGTGAAGAGCAGCAGCTTGTCGGAAGCGGGGCATATGTAGATGATCATTCTGGTGTGAATATTGAAATTATGATTAACGCCGACATGATAGCCAACAACTCCGGCGGAAATACCGTGATTAGAATTTTGCACAACTCTCCGTCACGACCTTACGCACTTCTGTTTGAAGAAAGCATGGATCTGTACACGGACCTGGTCGCTGACATCGGCGGCGGCAATAGTGGCAGATCGGATCACGCACCATTCGAGCAGGCAGGTTATAGTGCAGTATTCGTGCACGAAGCCAGATTTTCTCCTTTCTACCACTCGCCATCCGATATTGCAGACAATCTCGACTTCGTCTATATGACCGAGGTTGTTAAAGGCTGTGTGGCGACTGCTTATCAAATTGCATTCGCTCCACCGGTAATCCGGGATATCACCATAACGGACATGGGAACCGGCGATCACCTTCTGGTTGAGTGGACCGATGCAAATGACTCGCGAGACTTTGAATACAAAATCAGAGTTGGGACTTCTCCCGGTATCTATACGAGATTTCATTATGTCGCGAAGACTGAGACCTCGTTCGTAATCGACGAGCTTACGGAAGGAACAGAGTACTTCATCTCGGTCGGAACTGTGATTGATGAGACTTCAGAGAGCATCATCAATCCCACCGGGTCGGCTTTACCGTATTCGCTTCCATTTGCTCCCACGAATATCACTGCGTCTCCCGGCCTGCGGGCGATAGATCTGGAATGGGAAAGATCGATACATCCCGATGTTGTCGAGTATCTGGTCCTAAGGTCAATCAGTGGCGAGAACGATTTCGATACCGTTGCTGTCAGGGATAATGATAAATTGACTGATTCTGGAGTTTTGCAGGAGAGCTATTATGATTACTATATCGTTGCGATGGATGTCGATTCGAATTATTCGGTGCCGACCGACACGATGACAAGCCGAGGTCTCTTTTTCAATCGCAACGCCCTGGTCGTTGTTGATGTTACCCCGTGGGCAGTCGATTCCTCGATGAGCTTGTCAAAATATCGATACTTCTTCTCTGATATCCGGTATGATCTCGTGACTTTTCTGGGTGGATTACCAGAATCAGACCTGCCGATCGAGGAACTCGGGCAATACAAGTCGGTTTTCTGGTTCAGTGATCTGTCCTCCAATCTCAGCAATGAGATGGATGATCTCGGATGGTTCGCTGATTGGGGAGGCGACATATTCATAGGCGGCTATACCCCGGTTGTCTCCTTGTTTCAAGATACTCAGGACTGGTTCGGCCTCACAGACTACACAGAACCGGATATAACCGACTTCGTTTATTCCGAGGGAGAACCATTCTGGCCCGATGCCATTGTCGATTCCACTGTCAACTCCTACTATAACAACTTTGGTGATGACCGGCAGTTGAAACTCGTGCCCTGGGTGGAATTCGACCATGATGTCTCTACGCCAGCGTACCGCTACGTTTCCAGCGATCCCGGCAGTCAGTCCGATGGTCAGGTTTGCGGGCTCTACACGGTAAAAGATAGCGTCGCGATGATGTATCTCGGATTGCCACTGTTTCACATGAAGCTCGATTCGGGACGGGGTATAATAAATGCAGTAGCGGCGCTGATGGGAGTGCCGCGAGATGTTGCAGGCGACATAAACGATGACACGCGGCAGAGCCTTCTCGATATAATACTCATGATCAAGATATTGTATGCCGGAGGCGGTATGCAGGGTGATGTCAACAGGCTCGATGTCAACAATGACTGTGTCTTCGATATTCTCGATCTACTGCATTTGATAGCCTATATTTATCTTGGCGGTGAAGCACCGACGTATGGATGCGCGGGATCACAATAG